In Camelina sativa cultivar DH55 chromosome 16, Cs, whole genome shotgun sequence, a single window of DNA contains:
- the LOC104750252 gene encoding uncharacterized protein LOC104750252: protein MDSASTSHKRKKIEEHSKKNKKRQHARDNNVEKKMEEKRSGTNEDNFGVFEFPWMKESMISTSLDWSLPESLFPVLDDGNEMFEEINNVRWPVKRVSNLRFEFEDFECLWTSISD, encoded by the coding sequence ATGGATAGTGCATCTACAAGCCATAAACGCAAGAAAATTGAGGAGCAttcaaagaagaacaagaagaggcAACACGCAAGAGACAATAATGTagaaaaaaagatggaagagaagagaagtggGACTAATGAGGATAATTTTGGAGTTTTCGAGTTCCCGTGGATGAAGGAGAGTATGATCTCAACCTCGCTTGATTGGAGTCTACCGGAATCTCTTTTTCCTGTCTTAGATGATGGCAATGAGATGTTTGAAGAGATTAATAATGTGAGATGGCCAGTTAAACGGGTTAGTAATTTGAGGTTTGAGTTTGAGGACTTTGAATGCCTCTGGACTTCTATTTCGGATTAG
- the LOC104750253 gene encoding uncharacterized protein LOC104750253, translated as MGQVFNKLRGKEWRHEQVEAICDRVFDRFKIQTGRANLTFEELYIAVLLVYNDINKRLPGPHFDPPSKDLVRSIMTNCDINLDGEIDREEFVKFFEQLTAETFNVVSQGLIISLIVAPTVAIATKRATEGVPGVGKVVQKLPTSIYASLVTLAVMWVNSDSS; from the exons ATGGGACAAGTCTTTAACAAGCTCCGAG GTAAAGAATGGAGGCATGAGCAGGTAGAAGCGATATGTGATCGTGTTTTCGATCGGTTCAAGATTCAAACTGGAAGAGCCAATCTTACGTTTGAAGAGCTATACATCGCCGTGCTTCTCGtttacaa TGACATAAACAAGAGATTGCCTGGTCCTCATTTCGATCCGCCTTCTAAGGATCTTGTCAGAAGCATTATGACG aACTGTGATATCAACTTGGATGGAGAAATTGATAGGGAGGAGTTTGTGAAGTTTTTTGAGCAGCTTACGGCTGAGACATTCAATGTGGTTAGTCAGGGTTTGATCATATCTTTGATTGTGGCTCCTACTGTGGCTATAGCTACGAAGAGGGCCACAGAAGGTGTTCCAGGAGTTGGCAAAGTTGTGCAGAAGCTGCCTACTTCAATCTATGCTTCTCTTGTGACTCTTGCAGTTATGTGGGTGAATTCTGATTCAAGTTAA
- the LOC104753537 gene encoding uncharacterized protein LOC104753537: protein MRWHAEHSTQEGEITHPSDAKAWKHFQSVYPDFAQECRNVYLGLCTNGFSPFGMSERQYSLWPVILTPYNLPPDMCMQSEFPFLSILVPGPKCSDVRFVEKRNFNMWAVLMWTISDFSAYGMLFGWTTHGRLSCPYCMDRREAFRLKYGRKPCWFDCHRRFLPLHHPYRKNKKLFRKNKVVRVPPPTYVSGNDLFEQIDYYGAQETCKRGETIIHQQTCQMDMEALTIGTNRGKTKDSRRSRLDLAEMCAMIGLHLTRDGKLPVPQFRLSAEAKKVLFEWVKSEVKFPDGFVSKFSRCVEQGQKFSGMKSYDCHVFMQRLLPFVFLEVLPTHVHEVIADVMEHFPIHLPHEADLGGPVQFCWMYPFERFMKSLKRKAKNLARVKGSIVAGSLTVETSHFTSYYFSPTVRTKKTRTRRYDDGGGAPTYNVPDVPDIFAQIGRLAGKLFDMQIREAYPNLEESDYEACKERDFANWLKYYVQNGCGNEPLPLWLHELVQEPRAKITTALVYFTRSYTFHMYAHGSRKATTNYGIYVQAGDSDFYDVLQQILEVDYLGLLNLRCVRFKCNWYDPSARGLQVNNWGVVDVNANRSYPKFDPFILASEAQQVNFLPYPRLRPRLEMWLSVIKVNPRGRIIGLVDDQVVLQQERVGEISIPNMSTEDVIHIDPQNKQIEDVDDVSEEEGELDEFEEFDDGEDSNDDNIISSSSENESD, encoded by the exons atgagatggcatgcagaacatTCTACTCAAGAAGGAGAAATTACACACCCATCTGATGCAAAGGCGTGGAAACACTTTCAATCGGTATATCCTGACTTTGCTCAAGAGTGTAGGAATGTTTATCTTGGGTTGTGTACAAATGGTTTTAGTCCATTTGGTATGTCCGAGAGACAATATTCATTATGGCCTGTTATATTGACGCCATACAATCTTCCTCCAGATATGTGTATGCAAAGTGAATTTCCGTTCTTGAGTATTTTGGTACCAGGTCCAAA GTGTTCAGACGTTCGATTCGTCGAgaaaagaaatttcaatatGTGGGCAGTGCTAATGTGGACGATTAGTGACTTCTCTGCGTACGGAATGTTATTTGGGTGGACAACACATGGAAGATTATCATGTCCTTATTGTATGGATCGTAGAGAGGCATTTAGGTTAAAGTATGGGCGAAAaccttgttggtttgattgtcatcgtcGGTTTCTTCCATTGCATCATCCGTAccggaagaacaagaagttgtttAGAAAGAACAAAGTTGTGCGTGTTCCTCCACCAACTTATGTCTCTGGAAATGATTTGTTTGAGCAGATTGATTACTATGGCGCTCAAGAAACATGTAAACGTGGGGAAACTATCATACACCAGCAAACATGCCAGATGGATATGGAAGCTCTCACAATTGGCACAAACAGA ggtaaaacaaaagatagcaGGAGATCTAGGTTGGATTTGGCAGAAATGTGCGCAATGATCGGTTTACATCTTACAAGAGATGGGAAATTACCAGTACCCCAATTTCGATTGTCAGCAGAGGCTAAGAAGGTGTTGTTCGAGTGGGTTAAATCTGAAGTGAAGTTTCCAGATGGATTTGTCTCTAAGTTTTCAAGATGTGTAGAGCAAGGCCAAAAATTTTCAGGTATGAAGAGCTACGATTGTCATGTCTTCATGCAACGGCTACTACCATTTGTATTTCTTGAGGTCTTGCCAACACACGTTCATGAAGTTATTGCAG ACGTGATGGAACATTTTCCAATCCATCTACCACATGAAGCTGATCTTGGTGGGCCAGTGCAATTTTgctggatgtatccttttgagcgGTTTATGAAATCTCTTAAAAGAAAGGCCAAAAATCTTGCTAGAGTTAAGGGGTCGATAGTCGCCGGGAGTTTAACCGTGGAAACGTCTCACTTCACATCATACTACTTTAGCCCCACCGTGAGAACCAAGAAAACACGTACTCGACGATATGATGACGGAGGCGGTGCACCTACATATAATGTTCCTGATGTTCCAGATATCTTTGCTCAGATAGGAAGACTTGCTGGAAA ACTTTTTGATATGCAGATTCGTGAAGCATATCCTAATTTAGAAGAATCTGACTATGAGGCTTGCAAAGAGCGGGATTTCGCTAATTGGTTAAAATACTAT gtTCAAAATGGATGTGGAAATGAACCCTTGCCTCTTTGGTTGCATGAGCTCGTTCAAGAACCAAGAGCGAAGATCACTACTGCTCTGGTGTACTTTACTCGCAGTTATACTTTTCATATGTACGCACACGGAAGCCGCAAAGCTACAACAAATTATGGAATCTATGTACAAGCTGGTGATAGTGATTTCTACGACGTTTTGCAACAAATATTAGAAGTTGATTATCTAGGCCTTTTGAACTTGAGATGCGTACGTTTCAAGTGTAACTGGTATGATCCATCGGCCCGAGGCTTGCAAGTAAATAATTGGGGAGTTGTCGATGTGAATGCAAACAGATCATACCCCAAATTTGATCCTTTCATCCTAGCATCAGAAGCACAACAAGTGAACTTTCTGCCCTATCCTCGTTTAAGGCCAAGACTTGAAATGTGGTTATCAGTCATTAAAGTTAATCCTCGAGGTCGTATAATCGGGTTAGTTGATGATCAAGTCGTGTTGCAACAAGAAAGAGTCGGTGAAATTTCCATTCCAAACATGTCAACAGAAGATGTTATCCACATTGAtccacaaaacaagcaaattgaagatgttgatgatgtttctgaaGAAGAGGGTGAATTAGATGAATTCGAAGAGtttgatgatggagaagattctaATGATGATAATATAATTTCTAGTAGTTCAGAAAATGAATCTGATTGA
- the LOC104750254 gene encoding RNA polymerase sigma factor sigA, with product MMATAAVIGLNTGKRLLSSSFYHSDVTDKFLSVNDHCSSQYHIASTKSGITAKKASSSNYSPSFPSSNRHTQSAKALTESVDVASTEQPWVPTATDKELEEEEDCYDDDDLLIGHSVEALLLLQKSMLEKSWNLSFDKASHESSSGKRTIRKKKIPVITCSGISARQRRIGAKKKTNIMGNAKAVSRGNQVRSVMSSDLFQHNRVRGYVKGVISEDVLSHSEVVRLSKKIKSGLRLDDHKSRLKDRLGCEPSDEQLAISLKISRAELQAWLMECHLARERLAMSNVRLVLSIAQRYDNMGAEMSDLVQGGLIGLLRGIEKFDSSKGFRISTYVYWWIRQGVSRALVDNSRTLRLPTHLHERLGLIRNAKLRLQEKGITPSIDRIAESLNMSQKKVRNATEAVSKIFSLDRDAFPSLNGLPGETHHSYIADNRLENNPWYGYDEWALKEEVSKLINGTLGEREREIIRLYYGLDKECLTWEDISKRIGLSRERVRQVGLVALEKLKHAARKRKMEAMILKN from the exons ATGATGGCTACTGCAGCTGTGATAGGACTCAACACTGGGAAAAGACTGTTGAGTTCATCGTTTTATCACTCAGATGTTACTGACAAGTTTTTATCTGTAAATGATCATTGTTCATCACAATATCATATTGCTTCAACAAAAAGTGGGATAACTGCGAAAAAGGCGTCATCATCGAACTATAGTCCGAGTTTTCCCTCATCGAATCGTCACACACAATCTGCCAAGGCGTTGACAGAGAGTGTAGATGTTGCTTCTACTGAACAGCCATGGGTACCTACTGCAACTGATAAGGaattggaagaggaagaggactgttatgatgatgatgatctactAATTGGCCATTCTGTTGAAGCACTTTTACTGCTACAGAAGTCTATGTTAGAGAAAAGTTGGAATCTTTCGTTTGACAAGGCAAGTCATGAATCCTCCTCGGGGAAGAGGACTatccggaagaagaagattccggTTATCACCTGTTCAGGGATTTCAGCTCGTCAAAGGAGAATTGGTGCtaagaagaaaactaatatAATGGGTAATGCTAAAGCAGTTTCTAGAGGAAACCAAGTCAGATCAGTGATGAGTTCAGACTTGTTCCAACACAACCGTGTGAGAGGTTATGTGAAAGGTGTAATAAGTGAAGATGTGCTTAGCCACTCGGAAGTGGTTCGCTTGTCCAAGAAAATCAAGTCTGGTCTGCGTCTTGATGATCATAAGTCAAG ATTGAAGGATAGATTAGGCTGTGAGCCTTCTGATGAACAGCTTGCCATATCCTTGAAGATATCTCGGGCCGAGCTGCAGGCGTGGTTGATGGAATGTCATCTAGCTAGAGAAAGGTTGGCTATGAGCAATGTGCGTTTGGTTCTGTCTATTGCTCAGCGTTACGATAATATGGGAGCAGAAATGTCTGACCTTGTTCAG GGTGGTCTTATCGGACTATTACGGGGAATAGAGAAATTCGATTCTTCCAAGGGTTTCAGAATTTCAACTTATGTGTATTGGTGGATTCGGCAG GGTGTCTCAAGAGCATTAGTGGACAACTCAAGAACCTTGAGGTTACCTACTCACCTTCATGAAAGGCTCGGTCTAATCCGAAATGCAAAGCTTAGACTTCAGGAGAAAGGAATCACACCCTCCATTGAT AGGATTGCAGAGTCTCTAAACATGTCTCAGAAGAAAGTTAGAAATGCAACAgag GCTGTAAGCAAAATATTTTCTCTAGATAGAGATGCATTTCCTTCTTTGAACGGTCTCCCTGGAGAAACTCATCACAGT TACATTGCGGATAATCGTTTGGAGAACAATCCGTGGTACGGGTATGATGAGTGGGCACTcaag GAGGAAGTGAGCAAGCTTATAAATGGAACTCTCGGAGAACGGGAAAGGGAGATCATTCGATTATACTATGGTCTAGACAAAGAATGTCTCACATGGGAAGACATAAGCAAAag GATAGGATTATCGAGAGAGAGGGTGAGACAGGTAGGGCTTGTGGCACTGGAGAAACTAAAACACGCAGcgaggaagagaaagatggagGCAATGATCCTCAAGaactga